The Terriglobales bacterium genome includes a window with the following:
- a CDS encoding TIGR01777 family oxidoreductase: MRIVVTGASGLIGSALVQSLEADGHEVIHLVRRAPANDRERRWDPNGQPDPEMVEGSDAVVHLAAETISGWWTEKKKSRILNSRVRGTETIAAAIARAEKKPRVFLSASGAGYYGNRKDEVLTEQSTPGSGFLADLAKQWEAATKPASSAGVRVVLMRISVVLSKNGGALPQMLPSFKMGLGGKIGNGKQYWPWITIDDVVRAIRFAMENESLNGPVNLCSPQQTTNKAFTKALGRVLGKPTFFPLPSVAVTLMLGEMGQEALLSSGRVEPAKLKAAGFQFQHPEIEQALRSVLG, from the coding sequence ATGAGGATCGTGGTAACGGGAGCCAGTGGACTCATAGGCTCAGCGTTGGTGCAGTCGCTCGAGGCGGATGGGCACGAAGTCATCCACTTAGTGCGTCGGGCGCCGGCAAACGACCGTGAGCGGCGGTGGGATCCCAACGGTCAGCCCGATCCGGAAATGGTCGAAGGCTCCGATGCTGTCGTTCATCTGGCGGCCGAAACGATCTCCGGCTGGTGGACGGAGAAGAAGAAGTCTCGAATCCTCAACAGCCGTGTGCGCGGTACGGAAACGATCGCAGCGGCCATCGCGCGGGCCGAGAAAAAGCCCAGGGTGTTTCTCTCGGCTTCGGGGGCCGGCTACTACGGCAACCGGAAAGACGAAGTCCTCACCGAACAAAGTACGCCGGGTTCGGGATTCCTGGCGGACTTGGCAAAGCAATGGGAAGCAGCAACGAAGCCGGCTTCCAGTGCAGGGGTACGCGTGGTGCTCATGCGGATCAGTGTGGTGCTAAGCAAGAACGGGGGCGCACTCCCCCAGATGTTGCCGTCTTTCAAGATGGGACTGGGTGGAAAGATCGGCAACGGCAAGCAGTACTGGCCGTGGATCACTATCGACGACGTCGTGCGGGCAATCCGGTTCGCCATGGAGAACGAATCCCTGAATGGTCCGGTCAATCTTTGCTCGCCTCAGCAAACCACGAACAAAGCTTTCACGAAAGCACTGGGGCGCGTACTGGGGAAGCCGACATTTTTCCCGCTGCCCTCGGTGGCCGTCACCCTCATGCTCGGCGAAATGGGGCAGGAGGCGCTACTTAGCAGCGGGCGGGTGGAACCCGCAAAGCTGAAGGCCGCCGGCTTTCAGTTCCAGCATCCCGAAATCGAGCAGGCGCTGAGGTCCGTTCTGGGTTAG
- a CDS encoding M28 family metallopeptidase translates to MFNRLALIFAFALLAVSSLVAESAAAPPLPSGDSLQRIRPEAIRAHMEFLSDDLLEGREAGTRGYDIAAHYIRAQFQEIGLKPGGTDGSYFQQVPLRRTVIEPEQSSLSIINNGRETKLQFEKNFMMTGSPLYENTSIEAPVAFVGYGVVAPEFNHDDYKGLDVKGKIVAFVYGAPKTFPAAERAHFSGSVEKTKVAADHGAVGVLVIWAGEPETKTPFDRFAGFLRLPGMRWLDPKGVPSDVRPQIKGSAYLSVEAAKVLFQGAPKNFDEVMATESLGKLPTFPLAAKVAIHQVSKHENLKSANVAGILPGSDPQLKNEYVLYTAHADHLGIGRAVKGDSIYNGALDNASGTAALIEMAHAFATAPRPPRRSIMFLAVTAEEEGLLGSDYFAHYPTVPITRIAANVNMDEIPMTFDFKDLVALGADHSSLGPLVEAAARSEDVELSPDSMPEENFFVRSDQYSLVQKGIPAVAITGGDKASDAKVDGAAVTREWMKHIYHSPQDDMSQPLSFEAAARFTRLNYAIGYAIANMNSRPNWNPGDYFGKVFGQQQQESVGAGQH, encoded by the coding sequence ATGTTCAACCGACTCGCACTTATCTTCGCGTTTGCCCTGCTCGCTGTTTCGTCGCTCGTCGCCGAAAGCGCTGCTGCCCCACCACTGCCTTCGGGAGATTCTCTGCAGCGAATACGGCCGGAAGCCATTCGGGCCCACATGGAGTTTCTCTCCGACGACCTGCTGGAAGGACGCGAGGCGGGTACGCGCGGGTACGACATTGCGGCGCATTACATTCGGGCGCAGTTCCAGGAGATCGGGCTGAAGCCAGGCGGGACGGATGGCAGCTACTTCCAGCAGGTGCCGCTGCGTCGAACTGTGATCGAGCCGGAACAGTCGTCGTTGAGCATCATCAACAATGGTCGTGAAACTAAACTCCAGTTCGAAAAGAATTTCATGATGACCGGCAGTCCTCTGTACGAGAACACGTCGATCGAAGCGCCGGTCGCGTTTGTCGGATATGGGGTGGTCGCGCCTGAGTTCAACCACGACGACTACAAAGGGCTCGACGTAAAAGGCAAGATCGTGGCCTTCGTTTACGGCGCGCCAAAAACGTTTCCTGCTGCGGAGCGCGCCCATTTCTCCGGATCAGTGGAGAAGACGAAAGTTGCTGCCGATCACGGAGCGGTTGGAGTTTTAGTGATTTGGGCCGGAGAACCGGAGACGAAAACGCCATTTGACCGCTTCGCCGGGTTCCTTCGCCTGCCGGGTATGCGCTGGCTTGATCCGAAAGGAGTTCCCAGCGACGTGCGTCCGCAGATCAAGGGTTCAGCTTACTTGAGCGTTGAAGCCGCGAAGGTGCTGTTCCAGGGTGCACCGAAGAATTTCGACGAAGTGATGGCGACCGAATCTCTCGGCAAGTTGCCGACGTTCCCACTCGCGGCCAAGGTCGCCATCCACCAGGTTTCGAAGCACGAAAACTTGAAGAGTGCCAACGTGGCCGGAATACTTCCCGGATCCGATCCGCAACTCAAGAATGAATACGTGCTCTACACCGCGCATGCCGATCACCTCGGCATCGGCAGGGCCGTCAAGGGGGACAGCATTTACAACGGTGCGCTCGATAACGCCTCCGGCACAGCAGCTCTCATCGAGATGGCTCATGCATTCGCCACGGCGCCTCGTCCGCCTCGACGTTCGATCATGTTCCTCGCCGTAACCGCGGAAGAAGAAGGCCTGCTCGGCTCAGACTACTTCGCACATTACCCGACGGTGCCGATCACGCGAATCGCCGCGAACGTGAACATGGACGAAATCCCGATGACCTTCGACTTCAAGGATCTGGTAGCCCTCGGCGCCGATCACTCGAGCCTTGGCCCGCTGGTTGAGGCCGCTGCCAGGTCCGAGGACGTGGAACTGAGTCCCGACAGCATGCCGGAGGAGAACTTTTTTGTCCGCAGCGACCAATACTCGCTGGTTCAGAAAGGCATTCCGGCGGTGGCCATAACCGGTGGAGACAAAGCTTCGGATGCCAAGGTGGACGGCGCGGCCGTAACCCGCGAATGGATGAAGCACATCTACCATTCTCCGCAAGACGACATGAGCCAACCGCTAAGCTTCGAAGCGGCGGCGAGGTTCACCCGCCTGAACTACGCGATCGGGTACGCCATTGCGAACATGAACTCGCGTCCGAACTGGAACCCCGGCGACTACTTCGGCAAGGTCTTCGGGCAGCAGCAACAAGAGAGTGTCGGAGCAGGACAGCACTAA
- the hemH gene encoding ferrochelatase translates to MSEQTQSTAVLLLAHGSPESVQDIPEFLRYVTGGRGLPESVVKEVQHRYSLIGKSPLTEITLKQAAAVERELGVRTYVGMRNWMPFTSKAIADMNAAGVTHAVAICLAPHNSRTSVGLYRKALEGAPFEIDFVESWHDHPLLIKAFAERLQQGFSRASEENGGKMPIIFTAHSVPQRTVNEGDPYECQTVHSAQLVAAEAGFAAADCKFAFQSQGMSGGPWLGPTVEETIVALKAEGHTAVFIQPIGFVCDHVEVLYDIDIAFKHFAEEHGMKLWRAESLNESPTFIKAVADVARQRLALKAGA, encoded by the coding sequence TTGTCGGAGCAGACACAATCAACAGCCGTGTTGTTGCTCGCGCACGGTAGTCCTGAGAGCGTGCAGGACATCCCGGAATTTTTGCGCTACGTCACGGGTGGTCGAGGGCTGCCTGAATCCGTAGTGAAGGAAGTGCAGCACCGCTACAGCTTGATCGGCAAATCGCCTCTCACGGAGATCACCTTGAAGCAGGCTGCGGCCGTTGAGCGAGAGCTTGGCGTTCGCACCTACGTCGGCATGCGCAACTGGATGCCGTTTACCAGCAAAGCAATCGCGGATATGAACGCGGCGGGCGTGACGCATGCAGTCGCTATCTGCCTGGCCCCGCATAACTCGCGGACCAGCGTCGGTTTGTACCGGAAGGCGCTCGAGGGTGCTCCGTTCGAGATCGATTTCGTGGAAAGCTGGCACGATCATCCACTGCTGATCAAAGCATTCGCGGAGCGGCTTCAGCAGGGATTCTCGCGAGCAAGCGAAGAAAACGGCGGCAAGATGCCGATCATCTTTACTGCGCACAGCGTTCCTCAGCGCACGGTGAACGAAGGTGATCCCTACGAGTGTCAGACGGTGCACAGTGCGCAGTTAGTCGCCGCGGAAGCCGGGTTCGCAGCAGCAGACTGCAAGTTCGCCTTCCAGAGCCAGGGCATGAGCGGAGGGCCATGGCTAGGTCCGACGGTGGAAGAAACCATCGTCGCCCTGAAAGCCGAAGGGCACACAGCCGTCTTCATCCAGCCGATCGGTTTTGTTTGCGATCACGTCGAAGTGCTCTACGATATCGATATCGCCTTCAAGCATTTCGCCGAAGAACACGGGATGAAACTGTGGCGAGCCGAGTCGCTCAACGAGTCGCCCACGTTCATCAAGGCCGTGGCTGATGTGGCGCGGCAACGTCTGGCATTGAAAGCCGGCGCTTAA
- the hemE gene encoding uroporphyrinogen decarboxylase translates to MSAPDSIFVKACKGLPTPVTPAWFMRQAGRYMAEYRAVRKHHSLVEICKTPALAAQVTIEAAEILKVDAAIIFADLLLPLEVMGLPFRFEAGEGPVIEKPVRTESDVAQLRTDRAADLAYVGESIRLVTRHFGDKLPCIGFCGAPFTLASYMIEGGGSRHYVNTKKMMYNQPRAWDALMEKLISVLAEYTEEQVRAGADVVQVFDSWVGCLSVDDYRRYALPRTKELVQRLKKTGAPVIYFGTDSTTLLPSMQETGADVIGLDWRVPLDEGWKLLGNRGAVQGNLDPIALFAPQSEIRARVADIIQRAGGRPGHIFNLGHGIVPETPVENVKALLEMVHELSARTVTQTV, encoded by the coding sequence ATGTCAGCACCAGATTCCATTTTCGTAAAGGCCTGCAAGGGCCTTCCTACGCCGGTCACGCCCGCTTGGTTCATGCGGCAGGCCGGACGCTACATGGCTGAGTACCGCGCCGTCCGCAAGCACCACTCGCTGGTTGAGATCTGTAAGACACCGGCTCTGGCTGCGCAGGTAACGATTGAAGCCGCAGAAATCCTGAAGGTCGACGCCGCCATTATCTTTGCCGACCTCCTGTTACCTCTCGAAGTGATGGGACTTCCCTTTCGCTTCGAGGCTGGCGAAGGTCCTGTAATCGAGAAGCCGGTCCGGACGGAGTCGGATGTCGCACAGTTGCGCACCGACCGAGCTGCCGATTTGGCCTATGTCGGCGAATCGATTCGACTGGTCACGCGCCACTTCGGCGACAAGCTGCCTTGCATCGGTTTCTGTGGTGCTCCGTTTACGCTCGCCAGCTACATGATCGAGGGCGGCGGTTCGCGGCATTACGTGAATACCAAGAAGATGATGTACAACCAGCCCCGCGCGTGGGACGCCCTGATGGAGAAACTCATCAGCGTGCTTGCCGAATACACCGAAGAGCAGGTTCGCGCCGGCGCAGACGTTGTGCAGGTCTTTGATAGCTGGGTCGGCTGTCTCAGCGTGGACGATTATCGCCGTTACGCCTTGCCGCGCACGAAGGAGCTGGTCCAACGCCTGAAGAAGACCGGCGCTCCTGTCATCTACTTCGGAACCGACAGCACCACGCTATTGCCTTCGATGCAGGAAACCGGCGCCGACGTCATCGGACTGGATTGGCGCGTTCCGCTCGACGAAGGATGGAAACTGCTCGGGAATCGCGGGGCCGTGCAAGGGAACCTCGACCCAATCGCGCTGTTCGCGCCGCAAAGCGAAATCAGAGCGCGAGTAGCGGATATTATCCAACGCGCTGGCGGACGCCCGGGACACATCTTCAACCTCGGACATGGCATCGTTCCGGAAACGCCAGTAGAAAACGTAAAGGCGCTGCTCGAAATGGTACACGAACTTTCAGCTCGCACCGTAACGCAGACGGTTTAG